The DNA window GGTTAGTTGCATTGCCATTTACTATGTAAAATAGCGGAAAAAATATCGAAAGCCGAACGAAATTCATGCCGCAATGACAAAAAGAGTATGCTGGCGATCATCAAATGGTCATGTCCCATTAACCAGTTTCAATTAATgccatttaataataaatggaCCCCATTTAAAACAATCTGATATGTTAACCCAAGAATGCCACACTTTTTCAAACATCGATTAGCTGTAATAAAAATCAAGAgcaaaaaaatcaatattCAATATGGTATTTTGGGTATTACTTGACTTAAAGTGGTCACACCGCTAAAGTAATAACAGTTTTTTACTTCTAattaccaatactaaccatccctatcacttttttacgaattttaaaaaattaatttttggccaaattttctaatttttttaaGGGGtaacataattaaaatttgcaaaaaaatggaaaaatttaGAATTCCCaaatttgaatgcaaatcgatcatgattcaaaaaacaaacacaacgaggtatgacattccatatttgggccAGTATTTTctatgttttgatcaaaatacctaTTTTTTTCACCTAAAATCAGTGAAACAATTTTATATCTTGCctgattgtttttaattaaatatctTTAATTTTATTCGTAAAAGACTTGTATacagtttatttttaatttatcacATTTTATCAAATCAAGATGTTtacaaatgaaaaacatttacCCAATACCTGATTATATATTACTTTTTttacaatattaaaaataattttaaaagttgCAACGGTTTACGCATCATTGGCCAAACATTGTAAAGCTTTTCCTCGAAATTTACAGTCCAGTTCCTTGTTTACAATATAAACCTCTGAAGTGACTTGGAGTGCGAATACTTTCGCAATCTCTCCTATTTCCTCGATTATTTCGACGAAGAACCTGTAGGTGCCATTCTGGACTCCATCTGGATGAATGTTTCCGGCTACGTCGGAGTTTAGGAGCGAATAGTTTCCGACTCGAACTGGGCACAAAATAAGGTCGTTCAGTTTGAGGTTCTTTTTGAACATCAACTGCATCATTGGATTCGAGTTGTATTCGCTGAGAaaatcgcaaaagttgacgCGCCGCAATTCGAACAGTTGCACAAAGGCATTACTTCCTTCCGGTTTTACGCGCACCTTTATATTCATGATGAGGTGGTTACTTCCCAACTCATGGACCAACTGGACATGTAGATCGAAGTGGGATCGATCTTCGTGGATATATATTTTGGCCTTCATGTAGTTCGACTCCCCGAAAACATGTATTTGTTTTATAGCTGCTACTGCTTTCTGATATTAAGGACAGACAGCTAGATTTATTAATCAAATTATCAATCAAATTATCACCTTTGGACTCGTGCTGTAATCCATGTAGTAGGAACTTGTATCCCCGACCACTTCGATGGCCAGTCGAATCATAACGAAGGCCGAAACACAACCGAACCGACTGAAGTTCATTTCGCAACAAACTCGGGATCCTTTCATAGCTCTTCCACATCATGACCGAGCAATAAAATGTTAAACAGCGCTTTAgtttaattttgaataatttggCTAATTGTTATCATCATTGAATCGCTTTGGATGGGCAATTCCCAGTACATCTGTACCTAAACACGTGTGTGTATATAGTTCCCCAGTGATTAAGGTATAAATTAGTCATGTTCGGccttaatttttaatgaaccTATTTATTCGACGGAATTCCTTATAAAGAGTAATAAAATCGCCATGGCTCCATGTCCGTTTAACACTTGTTATCTAGTCGATAGATCACTCCTCAGTACGTCAATGTTCAGATCTTTGAAATAGACAAACTGGGTTCCTGGAAAAGCCTTTCCCTCAATTCGAATGGTAAGGTGCGTCTTTGGGAGCAAGTGATACGGTGTGTTAGGATCTTCGTTTCGGGTGAGGAAATTgttcataaaataaattaataacggTGGACCATCCACTATAAATTTCAGCAAAAGCCGAGAAGCAGATTTAGCTACCGAATTTGGTTGAATATTGTAGGTGTATATGATGCCATCAAAATTCCTCTGTCCGGTATAGCTTGTTTTGGACTTTTCGTAAAAGAGCAGCTCGGCAAGTACGTCCAAAAATGAGATGCGTCTGTTGGACTCCCAAGCTGTTCTGAAGACTGCATTCCCCTCCTCAATAATACCGATGAAGGTGTTGGGCAATTCGACCTCCAGGTTCCAGTCCACCAAATGTTTGAGTCCCAGAATT is part of the Drosophila sechellia strain sech25 chromosome 3R, ASM438219v1, whole genome shotgun sequence genome and encodes:
- the LOC6621199 gene encoding uncharacterized protein LOC6621199 — encoded protein: MNFSRFGCVSAFVMIRLAIEVVGDTSSYYMDYSTSPKKAVAAIKQIHVFGESNYMKAKIYIHEDRSHFDLHVQLVHELGSNHLIMNIKVRVKPEGSNAFVQLFELRRVNFCDFLSEYNSNPMMQLMFKKNLKLNDLILCPVRVGNYSLLNSDVAGNIHPDGVQNGTYRFFVEIIEEIGEIAKVFALQVTSEVYIVNKELDCKFRGKALQCLANDA
- the LOC6621197 gene encoding uncharacterized protein LOC6621197 — translated: MVMTTLDVGPHEMIRDMSEEMKQISNSFLMHRHRRLEVAHRERPAESVRNRDARFVLQIMRLTCTYFDDENSESDFALCLLLYFDFKLFQYDLKDTLTYFVMNFIRHKEKDPLKGLKLKRFQYAMTVLGLLREFENVKILGLKHLVDWNLEVELPNTFIGIIEEGNAVFRTAWESNRRISFLDVLAELLFYEKSKTSYTGQRNFDGIIYTYNIQPNSVAKSASRLLLKFIVDGPPLLIYFMNNFLTRNEDPNTPYHLLPKTHLTIRIEGKAFPGTQFVYFKDLNIDVLRSDLSTR